In Flavivirga abyssicola, the following are encoded in one genomic region:
- a CDS encoding four-carbon acid sugar kinase family protein: MSFSLSHISKQLPLEDTSNYRRLNKVLFKELNRTCIVIDDDPTGNQTVYDIPLLTPWDLETLIDEFKKETPVFFLLTNSRSLSQKKSSEVYQEISKNILEASKLINRPFTVISRSDSTLRGHFSEIDVIKNTLNFNDAITVFLPVMFEGNRVTVNDIHYISDGDHLIPVNDTPFSQDHTFAYSKANLKEWIEEKTSGKVNASDVFSLPIETVRSKNTEWLSEQIKALKPGTFCISNALNYYDLDKITQALLLAEKWGKRIVYRTSSSFVPSYIGLEPKPLLTSEKIINSDSQTGGLTIVGSYVPKSSEQLNYTLNYYNKNNIIEINVETILKEDADLYLASIITKIDESIARGNDVIVYTSRKLITGKNADSNIDIASKVSDALVTLVKGIGVCPKYILAKGGITSHDLALKGLGMRRSKVLGQIEPGVPVWQMGKETKFPKLLYIVFPGNVGHKKSLLTITQKLS; this comes from the coding sequence ATGAGTTTTTCATTATCGCACATATCAAAACAGCTACCATTAGAAGATACTTCTAATTACAGACGTTTAAATAAAGTTCTTTTTAAAGAATTGAATAGAACGTGTATAGTTATTGATGATGACCCAACAGGAAATCAAACAGTGTATGATATACCACTTTTAACACCGTGGGATTTGGAAACTTTGATTGATGAATTTAAAAAAGAAACCCCGGTATTCTTTTTACTAACAAATTCAAGAAGTTTATCGCAAAAAAAATCGTCTGAGGTTTATCAAGAAATTTCAAAAAACATTTTAGAAGCATCAAAGCTTATTAATAGGCCATTTACCGTTATTAGTAGAAGTGACTCTACATTGAGAGGTCATTTTTCGGAAATTGATGTCATAAAAAATACTTTGAATTTTAATGATGCGATTACCGTTTTTCTTCCTGTGATGTTTGAAGGGAATCGTGTCACGGTAAACGATATACATTATATTTCTGATGGAGATCATCTAATTCCGGTTAATGACACACCGTTTTCTCAAGACCATACCTTTGCATACTCTAAAGCAAACTTAAAAGAATGGATTGAAGAGAAAACCTCTGGAAAAGTAAATGCTTCAGATGTTTTTTCATTACCAATAGAAACCGTTAGAAGTAAAAACACAGAATGGCTTAGTGAGCAAATCAAGGCTTTAAAACCTGGAACCTTTTGTATATCAAATGCATTAAATTATTATGATCTAGATAAAATAACACAAGCTTTATTATTAGCTGAAAAATGGGGTAAAAGAATCGTATATCGTACTTCAAGTTCGTTTGTACCTTCTTATATAGGATTAGAGCCAAAACCATTATTAACTTCAGAAAAAATTATTAATTCAGATAGTCAAACAGGAGGTTTAACCATAGTAGGGTCTTATGTCCCTAAATCCTCTGAACAACTAAATTATACTTTAAATTATTACAATAAAAATAACATTATTGAAATCAATGTTGAAACCATATTAAAAGAAGATGCCGATTTGTATTTAGCATCTATTATTACAAAAATAGATGAAAGTATAGCTAGAGGGAATGATGTTATTGTTTATACAAGTAGAAAATTAATTACAGGAAAAAATGCTGATTCCAACATAGATATTGCGTCCAAAGTATCTGATGCTTTAGTTACTTTGGTTAAAGGTATTGGTGTATGCCCAAAATATATATTAGCCAAAGGAGGTATTACGTCACATGATTTGGCATTAAAAGGCTTAGGAATGAGACGCTCAAAGGTTTTAGGTCAAATAGAACCAGGAGTTCCCGTTTGGCAAATGGGCAAAGAAACAAAATTTCCAAAATTACTATATATCGTATTCCCTGGTAATGTAGGTCATAAGAAATCACTTTTAACAATAACTCAAAAACTATCTTGA
- a CDS encoding T9SS type A sorting domain-containing protein, translated as MKKKLQLFLLSIAAMLLLTITNNAQTPESYFIDFGTSDSPAQTGYVQIPVDRVYGSGNANGWRQNDVDNKLSFTKDVPSAANNLLSDHAGSGGYCLFRQNTEAEEYQVTLHFYNETDVEIGANVFDGTEVVNNFFMTPIVVPADTYVTKVFTIDLSGAINRAEFGFYKDASSTKWICNGIDLIPTSTLSLEQEIEKGFKMYNNPQTKELKISLPTSGKGELTIFDLTGKQVLSKTLLSADNAVNVSTLPVSVYVARIVTDNGTISRKVALR; from the coding sequence ATGAAAAAAAAATTACAACTATTTTTATTAAGTATAGCAGCAATGCTGCTATTAACAATTACAAATAATGCGCAAACACCAGAATCTTATTTTATAGATTTCGGAACATCTGACTCACCAGCACAAACAGGTTATGTGCAGATTCCTGTAGATAGAGTATATGGTTCTGGAAATGCAAACGGTTGGAGACAAAATGACGTGGATAATAAACTATCTTTCACAAAAGACGTTCCAAGCGCAGCTAATAATTTGCTAAGTGACCATGCAGGATCTGGTGGTTATTGCCTTTTCCGTCAAAACACAGAAGCAGAAGAGTATCAAGTAACGTTACATTTTTACAATGAAACAGATGTAGAAATTGGAGCTAATGTATTTGATGGAACTGAAGTTGTAAATAACTTTTTTATGACTCCTATAGTTGTTCCCGCAGATACTTACGTTACTAAAGTATTTACAATTGACTTGTCTGGTGCCATTAATCGAGCGGAATTTGGATTTTACAAAGATGCATCTAGTACGAAATGGATATGTAATGGTATTGATTTAATACCAACTTCTACATTAAGTCTAGAGCAAGAAATTGAAAAAGGGTTTAAAATGTATAACAATCCTCAAACTAAAGAATTAAAAATTTCATTGCCTACATCTGGTAAAGGTGAGTTAACAATTTTTGACCTTACTGGAAAACAAGTTTTATCTAAAACACTACTTAGTGCTGATAATGCTGTAAATGTTTCAACATTACCAGTAAGTGTATATGTGGCAAGAATTGTTACTGATAATGGCACTATTAGCAGAAAAGTTGCTTTAAGATAA
- a CDS encoding cyclase family protein gives MHPIVDLTLTYTNGFTGFSKEISKTIGADGWNASTLTFYSHCGTHMDAPIHFNVSNQTIDHIPVTDFVGRAWVVDVRHIGSKGLINPEHIPQKIKDEFVAGDSLIFWTDWSQYANTPKYRDELPRISEDLALWCVNKKVKMIGVEPPSVADVNNLNEVTKIHQILLQGVVIIEGLTNIEALQTNCVELIALPLKIGDGDGAPARVIAIEKYL, from the coding sequence ATGCACCCTATTGTTGATCTTACATTAACGTATACCAATGGTTTTACTGGGTTTTCAAAAGAAATAAGTAAAACTATTGGTGCAGATGGATGGAATGCTAGTACACTAACATTTTATTCACATTGCGGTACTCATATGGATGCTCCCATTCATTTTAATGTAAGTAATCAAACTATAGACCACATTCCGGTAACAGACTTTGTTGGAAGAGCTTGGGTTGTTGATGTAAGGCATATAGGTTCTAAAGGCTTAATAAATCCTGAGCATATTCCTCAGAAAATAAAAGATGAATTTGTGGCTGGTGATAGTCTTATTTTTTGGACAGATTGGTCTCAATATGCAAATACTCCGAAATACAGAGACGAGTTGCCTAGAATAAGTGAAGATCTTGCCTTGTGGTGTGTTAATAAAAAGGTGAAAATGATTGGTGTGGAGCCGCCTTCAGTAGCAGATGTGAATAATTTAAATGAGGTTACTAAAATTCATCAAATCTTATTACAGGGAGTAGTCATTATAGAAGGGCTTACTAATATAGAGGCCTTACAAACCAATTGTGTTGAGTTGATAGCCTTACCTTTAAAAATAGGAGATGGTGATGGTGCTCCAGCACGAGTGATAGCCATTGAGAAATATTTATGA
- a CDS encoding tartrate dehydrogenase, with protein MKNYNIAVVPGDGIGNEIVPEGYRVLEAVAKKHNFNIASEIFDWGAGYYLKHGTFLPEDGLNTLKAFDAVYFGSVGLPEVDDTLPAKDYTFKVRTHFDQYVNYRPVRTYAGVQRPLRTEKHIDFVIVRENTEGEFVQVGSQYLPDSENGMGVDTSIFTRKGTERIAHYAFKLARKRRNKVTHITKSNTLINSLSYWDRVIKEVAAQYPDVEHDQMYIDNSTASFVLKPEIFDVVLTTNLFGDILSDLGGAVMGSLGLGGSGNINPEKDFPSMFEPIHGSAPDIAGENVANPYGQIWSAAIMLEHLGEVEAANNIMQAIDKSTSEGVLTRDLGGEASTTDVADAVIKNL; from the coding sequence GTGAAAAATTACAATATTGCAGTAGTACCAGGAGATGGTATAGGAAATGAAATAGTACCAGAAGGGTATAGAGTTTTGGAGGCAGTAGCAAAGAAACATAATTTTAATATTGCTTCGGAAATATTTGATTGGGGAGCAGGTTATTATTTAAAACATGGAACGTTTTTGCCAGAAGATGGCTTAAACACACTTAAAGCGTTCGATGCTGTTTATTTTGGATCTGTTGGTTTGCCAGAAGTTGACGACACCCTTCCTGCTAAAGATTATACATTTAAAGTACGTACACATTTTGACCAGTATGTAAATTACAGGCCGGTAAGAACATATGCTGGAGTACAACGCCCATTAAGAACAGAAAAGCATATAGATTTTGTAATCGTTAGAGAAAATACAGAAGGCGAATTTGTGCAGGTAGGTAGTCAATACCTTCCGGATTCTGAAAATGGTATGGGAGTAGATACCAGTATTTTTACAAGAAAAGGTACTGAGCGTATAGCGCATTATGCGTTTAAATTGGCCAGAAAGCGGAGAAATAAAGTAACTCACATAACAAAATCCAATACACTAATTAATAGTTTGTCATATTGGGACCGCGTTATAAAAGAGGTGGCAGCTCAATATCCGGATGTGGAACATGACCAGATGTATATTGATAATTCTACAGCAAGTTTTGTTTTAAAACCAGAAATATTTGATGTGGTACTAACTACCAACCTTTTTGGAGATATCTTAAGTGATCTTGGTGGAGCTGTTATGGGGAGTTTAGGTCTTGGTGGTAGTGGTAACATTAATCCAGAAAAAGATTTTCCGTCTATGTTTGAACCTATTCATGGCTCGGCACCTGATATTGCTGGTGAGAATGTAGCAAACCCCTATGGACAAATATGGTCTGCAGCAATTATGTTAGAGCATTTAGGAGAAGTCGAAGCAGCCAATAATATCATGCAAGCCATAGATAAAAGTACTTCAGAAGGCGTACTTACTAGAGACTTGGGAGGAGAAGCAAGTACTACGGATGTAGCAGATGCTGTAATTAAAAACTTATAA
- a CDS encoding glycoside hydrolase family 2 TIM barrel-domain containing protein has protein sequence MPVLHLFSYGYRGANGIIKIIMKHSMTIKNNTLLVFLLISFSFINAQQNDWENPVVNQINKLPAKSTFYSYENVDLAKAGIRENSKLFKSLNGDWKFKWVAKPADALNRFEESDFDASNWNTIDVPSNWEMRGYGRPIYTNSTYPFFSDFPYINHHDNPVGHYIKTFNVDESWDDKDIILHFGGVSSAFYVWVNGAFIGYSEDTRLPSEFDITKHIKKGDNKIAVKVYRWSDGSYLEAQDHWRMSGIEREVYLQALPKVRLSDFAIRTDLDQNYENALLQIRPEFIANIENKYVEKVGHFGGAPLHTTVDDWTLTTQLIDAAGNHVGDENIMELKKYFGEFYPQRNNVYFGLIETEIKSPRKWSSDDPYLYTLLFTLKNNKGDVIQSTSTKVGFREVKINKKGQFLVNGNPVKMIGVNRHDHNMINGKTVSRADMEKDVQLLKQFNFNAVRTSHYPNDPYFYDLCDKYGLYVMDEANLETHGLRGQLSNVPEWGSAYLERAIRMVERDKNHPSIVMWSLGNESGTGPNHAAMAGWIKDFDPTRYLHYEGAQGNPNITKNKIYNDPEKAGLIDLPWVDVISRMYPHPEELQNLIEKSSTDGRPVLMCEYAHAMGNSVGNMKTYWDLIYNNDRALGGYIWDWIDQGILQKDENGKEFFAYGGDFGDEPNSGSFCLNGILAADRTPKPEIYECKKVNQPVVISVSDALKGGFKVRNRHHAVDLSRYDLEWTLTENGIVIQKGIIPTLKTKPYETDIINIGFKKPKLKIGREYFINILGKLKENTFWENKGYVVFQDQFKLNYNVPETKALTSNASLTVNESETAITIKNKSVALQINKSTGYINSYKSKGVDVVKSPLKLNFWRAETENDEAYRAALKLSKELKWMKAGDLMKVKDVVINSGEKGKVIVTVKGNIESPKTDVNLVYTLLGSGEVKIDYNVAIDESAPNAARIGMTFDISNSYGKKVTYFGKGPQANYQDRNYAAEVGLYSANAKTMSYHYAYPQEYGNRTGTRWFKVYNASGNGVLVKGENLLNFSVVPHSIENLQEANHMNELKDREVLTVHVDLKQMGVGGNDTWSSRAQSLEPYRIKPGTYKYSFYLVPFVSKVKVERIRF, from the coding sequence ATGCACAACAAAATGATTGGGAGAACCCTGTTGTAAATCAAATTAATAAATTACCAGCCAAATCGACTTTTTATTCATACGAAAATGTAGATTTAGCAAAAGCGGGGATTCGAGAAAATTCAAAATTATTCAAGTCCTTAAACGGTGACTGGAAATTTAAATGGGTAGCTAAACCAGCAGATGCTTTAAATAGATTTGAAGAAAGTGATTTTGATGCATCAAATTGGAACACTATAGATGTTCCTTCAAATTGGGAAATGAGAGGTTACGGAAGACCGATTTATACTAATTCAACATATCCATTTTTTAGTGATTTTCCTTATATAAATCACCATGATAATCCGGTAGGGCACTATATAAAAACATTTAATGTTGATGAGTCATGGGATGATAAAGATATCATTCTTCATTTTGGAGGTGTATCTTCAGCTTTCTATGTTTGGGTAAATGGAGCGTTTATTGGTTACAGTGAAGATACCCGATTACCGTCTGAGTTCGATATTACTAAACATATAAAAAAAGGAGATAATAAAATAGCTGTTAAAGTTTATAGATGGTCTGATGGAAGTTATTTAGAAGCTCAGGACCATTGGAGAATGAGTGGTATAGAGCGTGAAGTTTATTTGCAAGCTTTGCCAAAAGTAAGATTATCAGATTTTGCGATTCGCACAGACTTGGATCAAAACTATGAAAATGCGTTACTTCAGATAAGACCGGAATTTATAGCTAACATAGAAAACAAATATGTTGAAAAGGTAGGACATTTTGGAGGAGCACCTTTGCATACAACGGTTGATGATTGGACATTGACAACACAATTAATTGATGCAGCAGGTAACCATGTTGGAGATGAAAATATCATGGAACTTAAGAAGTATTTTGGTGAGTTTTATCCGCAACGTAATAATGTATATTTTGGTTTGATTGAAACAGAAATAAAATCTCCTAGAAAATGGTCTTCAGACGACCCGTATTTATATACGTTATTATTTACTCTAAAGAATAATAAAGGAGATGTGATTCAGAGTACAAGTACAAAAGTTGGATTTAGAGAAGTTAAAATAAATAAAAAAGGACAGTTTTTAGTAAACGGAAACCCGGTTAAAATGATAGGTGTGAATCGTCATGACCATAATATGATTAATGGAAAAACGGTTTCTCGTGCAGACATGGAAAAAGATGTGCAGCTGCTAAAACAATTTAATTTTAATGCCGTAAGAACATCTCATTATCCTAACGACCCCTATTTTTATGATTTATGTGATAAATACGGATTGTATGTTATGGATGAAGCGAATTTAGAGACTCATGGATTGAGAGGTCAGTTGTCTAATGTTCCAGAATGGGGGAGTGCTTATTTAGAAAGAGCTATTAGAATGGTAGAAAGGGATAAAAATCACCCAAGTATTGTTATGTGGTCTTTGGGTAATGAATCTGGAACCGGGCCTAACCACGCAGCTATGGCTGGGTGGATTAAAGATTTTGATCCAACAAGATATTTACATTACGAAGGCGCTCAAGGAAATCCCAATATCACGAAAAACAAAATATATAATGATCCAGAGAAAGCAGGTTTAATAGATCTTCCTTGGGTAGATGTTATTAGCCGAATGTACCCGCATCCTGAAGAATTACAAAATTTAATAGAAAAGAGTTCAACTGATGGTCGACCTGTTTTGATGTGTGAGTATGCACATGCTATGGGAAATTCAGTGGGCAACATGAAAACGTATTGGGATTTAATTTATAACAATGATAGGGCTCTGGGCGGATACATTTGGGATTGGATTGATCAGGGTATTTTACAAAAAGATGAAAACGGAAAAGAGTTTTTTGCTTACGGAGGTGATTTTGGTGATGAGCCTAATTCTGGTTCTTTTTGTTTAAACGGAATTTTAGCAGCAGATAGAACGCCAAAACCCGAAATTTATGAATGTAAGAAGGTAAATCAGCCCGTTGTTATTTCTGTATCTGATGCGTTAAAAGGAGGATTTAAAGTGCGTAATAGACACCATGCTGTAGATTTATCTAGATACGATTTAGAATGGACACTTACTGAAAATGGGATTGTGATTCAAAAAGGAATTATACCAACGTTAAAAACAAAACCTTATGAAACGGATATTATCAATATCGGTTTTAAAAAACCTAAATTAAAAATTGGTAGAGAATACTTTATCAATATTTTAGGTAAATTAAAAGAGAATACATTTTGGGAAAATAAAGGCTATGTAGTTTTTCAAGATCAATTTAAATTAAACTATAATGTTCCAGAAACTAAGGCTTTAACTAGTAATGCATCGCTTACGGTTAATGAAAGCGAAACTGCGATAACAATTAAAAATAAGTCCGTAGCACTTCAAATAAATAAATCTACAGGTTATATTAATTCATACAAGTCAAAAGGAGTAGATGTAGTTAAGTCACCATTAAAGTTAAACTTTTGGAGGGCCGAAACAGAAAATGATGAAGCTTATAGAGCTGCTTTAAAGTTATCGAAAGAACTTAAATGGATGAAAGCAGGAGATTTAATGAAAGTAAAAGATGTAGTAATAAATTCTGGTGAAAAAGGAAAAGTGATTGTTACTGTAAAAGGAAATATAGAAAGCCCAAAAACAGATGTTAATTTAGTTTATACCCTGTTGGGAAGCGGAGAAGTAAAGATTGATTACAACGTTGCTATAGATGAAAGCGCACCAAATGCAGCAAGAATAGGTATGACGTTCGATATATCTAATAGCTATGGAAAAAAGGTTACTTATTTTGGAAAAGGACCTCAAGCAAACTATCAAGATAGAAACTATGCAGCCGAGGTTGGGTTGTACTCAGCAAACGCAAAAACTATGAGTTATCATTATGCTTATCCACAAGAATATGGTAACCGTACCGGTACACGTTGGTTTAAAGTTTATAATGCTTCAGGTAATGGTGTATTAGTAAAGGGCGAAAACTTGTTAAACTTTAGTGTTGTTCCTCATAGTATTGAAAACCTTCAAGAAGCCAATCATATGAATGAATTAAAAGATAGAGAAGTCTTAACAGTCCATGTAGATTTAAAACAGATGGGTGTTGGAGGAAATGATACCTGGAGCTCAAGAGCACAATCACTGGAGCCTTATAGAATAAAACCAGGAACATACAAATACTCTTTTTATTTAGTTCCATTTGTTTCAAAAGTTAAAGTAGAGCGCATCAGGTTTTAA
- a CDS encoding GntR family transcriptional regulator, translated as MIQHASISEPIYLRLKEMILNGELKQGEKIVQEKIAEKLGVSRTPLMKALLALENEYLVESIPRRGMYIRSWDKKEIIDIYICREAIEGMAARLLAQSKDEDVIKQLRGCFSPFLNNKEIDLDAYTEADEVFHSLLIKLTGNAPLDKIYFFGNIHEKVIGHGLIRPPEETLDEHFKIIKAIEKGDADGAEQFAREHIKKSRELLFDQ; from the coding sequence ATGATTCAACATGCAAGTATTAGTGAACCGATATACTTAAGACTTAAGGAGATGATTCTTAATGGAGAGCTCAAACAAGGTGAAAAAATAGTACAGGAAAAAATAGCAGAAAAGCTTGGTGTGAGTAGAACACCGTTAATGAAGGCGTTATTAGCATTAGAGAATGAATACCTAGTAGAGAGTATACCAAGAAGAGGTATGTACATACGCTCATGGGATAAAAAAGAGATTATCGATATCTATATATGCAGGGAAGCAATTGAGGGAATGGCTGCACGTTTACTAGCCCAATCAAAAGATGAGGACGTTATAAAACAACTTAGAGGTTGTTTTAGTCCTTTTTTAAATAATAAAGAGATTGACCTTGATGCATATACAGAAGCAGATGAAGTATTTCATTCATTGCTAATTAAACTTACTGGAAATGCGCCATTGGATAAAATATATTTTTTTGGAAACATCCATGAAAAAGTGATTGGTCATGGGTTAATAAGACCGCCAGAAGAAACATTGGATGAACACTTTAAAATTATTAAGGCTATAGAAAAAGGTGATGCCGATGGAGCCGAACAATTTGCCAGAGAACATATTAAAAAATCTAGAGAATTATTATTTGATCAATAA
- a CDS encoding MFS transporter, producing the protein MSKSIPSKRYGFFAGSFLITLLLYIDRVCISSAKDSISGDLNLTDIQMGWVLSAFALGYALFQVPGGALGDKYGVRRVMTSIMVLWSIFTALTGAAWNYISILAFRFIFGAGEAGAFPNISRAAFSWVPLKERGIFQGINFSGSRLGAAFALPLVAYLIDAWGWRAIFYFFGAVGIICSVVFYVLFRNKPEEHKAISDEEKAYIVENRQQEDKTTKRILPLSRILGSKNVILAMVQYVGSNFIFFFMLTWLFPYIKAKYNLNLVTTGFYAMLPLLAGAVGNWVSGYTVDAIYKKGKWKLSRQIPAIIGFSLVVIGILTSLYMKTALGAVLCLSVAIFGADMTLSPSWSFCMDIGKENSGKVSGMMNMAGNLGSFSTALAFPYLMAWTGSNEPFFFIAAFLGVIAIVCWLFMDSAKEIRYEK; encoded by the coding sequence ATGAGCAAGTCAATACCATCCAAAAGATATGGATTTTTCGCAGGTTCTTTTTTAATTACCCTGTTATTGTATATAGATCGTGTCTGTATTTCATCAGCCAAAGATTCTATTAGTGGGGATTTAAATCTTACCGATATCCAAATGGGATGGGTTTTAAGTGCTTTTGCACTAGGATATGCTTTGTTTCAAGTACCAGGAGGTGCATTAGGCGATAAATACGGGGTGCGTCGGGTTATGACATCCATTATGGTATTGTGGTCTATATTTACAGCGTTAACCGGAGCAGCTTGGAACTATATCTCGATCCTTGCATTTAGATTTATTTTTGGAGCAGGAGAAGCAGGTGCATTTCCTAATATTTCAAGAGCTGCATTTTCATGGGTGCCATTAAAAGAGCGCGGTATTTTTCAAGGAATAAACTTTTCAGGATCAAGATTAGGAGCTGCTTTTGCACTGCCCTTGGTTGCTTATTTGATAGATGCCTGGGGATGGCGAGCTATTTTTTATTTTTTCGGAGCTGTAGGGATTATTTGTTCGGTAGTATTCTATGTTTTATTTAGAAATAAACCAGAAGAACATAAAGCAATATCAGATGAGGAGAAAGCATATATTGTAGAAAATCGACAACAAGAAGACAAAACAACAAAAAGAATACTACCATTAAGTCGTATTTTAGGCTCTAAAAATGTGATTCTGGCAATGGTTCAATATGTAGGAAGTAATTTTATTTTCTTTTTTATGCTAACCTGGTTGTTTCCTTATATCAAAGCAAAATATAACCTAAACCTTGTTACTACTGGATTTTATGCCATGTTACCTTTACTCGCTGGTGCAGTAGGTAATTGGGTTTCTGGTTATACTGTTGATGCTATTTATAAAAAGGGGAAATGGAAATTATCCAGACAAATACCAGCTATAATTGGTTTTTCTTTAGTTGTTATAGGAATTCTTACAAGTTTATATATGAAAACTGCCTTAGGTGCCGTTTTATGTTTATCGGTTGCCATTTTTGGAGCTGATATGACATTGAGCCCCTCTTGGTCGTTTTGCATGGACATTGGAAAAGAAAATTCCGGAAAAGTTTCTGGAATGATGAATATGGCTGGTAACCTAGGATCTTTTTCTACGGCATTGGCATTTCCTTATTTAATGGCTTGGACAGGCTCTAACGAGCCATTCTTCTTTATCGCTGCATTTTTAGGAGTGATAGCTATCGTTTGTTGGTTATTTATGGATTCTGCTAAAGAAATACGTTATGAAAAATAA
- a CDS encoding Gfo/Idh/MocA family protein, translated as MKNKLKGVAIGAGYFSKFQYEAWTRIPEVEMVALCNSNLERAVGIMNAYGIKKHYADYKEMIIKETPDFIDIITPPETHLEMCKFAADHGVHIICQKPLAPTFAEAKEIVDYAQKKGVHFVVHENFRYQPWHREIKKIIDHGEIGDLFSLNFRSRMGDGWGEDAYLSRQPYFRDYERLLIYETGVHFIDTFRYHVGEIESVYTILKRLNPVIKGEDLGLMILNFKNNAHAIWDANRYNESHFKNARYTFGEYLIDASKGSVRLYSDGKITIQKLGEAEKNHPYVHNNIGFAGDCCYIFQRDFVDSFLSTGVFETSGVDYLKTLKAQDAVYESAKINKPVFV; from the coding sequence ATGAAAAATAAATTAAAAGGTGTTGCCATTGGCGCGGGATATTTTAGTAAGTTTCAATATGAAGCTTGGACCCGTATTCCTGAGGTTGAAATGGTGGCACTTTGTAATTCTAATTTAGAAAGAGCAGTAGGTATTATGAACGCCTACGGCATTAAAAAACATTATGCCGATTATAAAGAAATGATCATAAAAGAAACCCCTGATTTTATAGACATTATTACACCACCAGAGACACATCTTGAAATGTGTAAGTTTGCTGCAGATCATGGAGTGCATATTATTTGTCAAAAACCACTTGCCCCAACTTTTGCTGAGGCTAAGGAAATAGTAGATTATGCACAAAAAAAGGGAGTGCACTTTGTGGTTCATGAAAATTTTAGATATCAACCATGGCACAGAGAAATAAAAAAAATCATTGATCACGGGGAGATAGGAGATCTATTCAGCTTGAATTTTAGATCACGTATGGGAGACGGATGGGGAGAAGATGCCTATTTATCAAGGCAACCTTATTTTAGAGATTATGAGAGGTTGCTTATCTATGAAACTGGAGTGCATTTTATAGATACTTTTCGATATCATGTTGGAGAGATTGAAAGTGTTTATACGATACTTAAACGGTTGAATCCGGTTATAAAAGGAGAAGATTTAGGGTTGATGATTCTTAATTTTAAAAATAATGCACATGCCATTTGGGATGCAAATAGATATAATGAGAGTCATTTTAAAAATGCAAGATATACTTTTGGGGAGTATTTAATTGATGCTTCTAAGGGTAGTGTTAGACTATATTCCGATGGAAAAATCACCATTCAAAAATTAGGAGAAGCAGAGAAAAATCATCCATACGTACATAACAATATAGGTTTTGCTGGTGATTGTTGTTATATTTTTCAAAGAGATTTTGTAGATAGTTTTCTTTCAACAGGTGTTTTTGAAACGAGTGGTGTAGATTATTTAAAAACATTAAAAGCGCAAGATGCAGTGTATGAATCGGCTAAAATAAATAAACCCGTATTTGTTTAA